A window of Tautonia plasticadhaerens contains these coding sequences:
- a CDS encoding ABC transporter ATP-binding protein, giving the protein MTDLAPGSHAILVRGLRKVYPGRTGPVTAVDGLDLEVFPGECFGLLGPNGAGKTTTVEILEGLNEPTEGEVEVLGRRWEAEADDIRERIGVTLQETRFPEKMTVRELLRLFRSFYRSGPDPDSLLPLVSLESKADTYVETLSGGQQRRLAVALALVGDPELLFFDEPTTGLDPQARRQLWDVVRGLREKGRSIVLTTHYMDEAERLCDRIAIVDHGKVIALGAPDELISRLGGEHIVEFSLGGDGPPADPASFDGLPTVASSRLEGEGYALSVVEPHAAIPALLALLEQQARPLLRLTTRRVSLEDVFVDLTGRHLRDDGPEAANGGEAPANGRGRRRRSRAG; this is encoded by the coding sequence ATGACCGACCTCGCCCCCGGCTCGCACGCCATCCTCGTCCGGGGCCTCCGCAAGGTCTACCCCGGCCGCACCGGGCCGGTGACGGCGGTCGATGGCCTGGACCTGGAGGTCTTCCCCGGCGAGTGCTTCGGCCTGCTCGGGCCCAACGGCGCGGGCAAGACGACCACGGTCGAGATCCTCGAAGGGCTGAACGAGCCGACCGAGGGAGAGGTCGAGGTCCTCGGCCGGCGCTGGGAGGCGGAGGCCGACGACATCCGGGAGCGGATCGGCGTCACCCTCCAGGAGACCCGGTTCCCCGAGAAGATGACCGTCCGGGAGCTGCTCCGCCTCTTCCGCAGCTTCTACCGATCGGGCCCCGATCCCGACTCGCTGCTGCCGCTGGTGTCGCTGGAGTCCAAGGCCGACACCTACGTCGAGACCCTCTCCGGGGGCCAGCAGCGTCGGCTCGCCGTGGCCCTGGCGCTGGTGGGAGACCCGGAACTGCTCTTCTTCGACGAGCCGACCACCGGCCTGGATCCCCAGGCCCGCCGCCAGCTCTGGGACGTGGTCCGGGGCCTCCGCGAGAAGGGGCGTTCCATCGTCCTGACCACGCACTACATGGACGAGGCCGAGCGGCTCTGCGACCGGATCGCCATCGTCGACCACGGCAAGGTGATCGCCCTCGGCGCCCCCGACGAGTTGATCTCCCGGCTCGGCGGCGAGCACATCGTCGAGTTCAGCCTCGGCGGCGACGGCCCCCCGGCCGACCCGGCCTCCTTCGACGGCCTGCCGACGGTCGCCTCCTCCCGGCTCGAAGGCGAGGGCTACGCCCTTTCCGTCGTCGAGCCCCACGCGGCGATCCCGGCCCTCCTCGCCCTGCTGGAGCAGCAGGCCCGCCCGCTCCTCCGACTGACCACCCGCCGCGTCAGCCTCGAAGACGTCTTCGTCGACCTCACCGGCCGACACCTCCGGGACGACGGCCCCGAGGCCGCCAACGGCGGCGAGGCCCCCGCCAACGGCCGGGGGAGACGGAGGAGGTCGAGGGCGGGGTGA
- a CDS encoding SMP-30/gluconolactonase/LRE family protein, giving the protein MAWTFAAVVLLPIVGNGEEIPVDLEDWIATAPPEIDSERGVAAEQDIEHEWVVLLRDGRPRVALRNQAIEVFGGLPFRIEPGSSRDGLAGRRFRVEVADGWVVAFNGGEFGAGLWWFSADGTDRYRIAEAWVEGFIRTAPGLFALEGLAHGDVNRGRLLRIAREPGSRWSAEEIVDLGQLPQAATLDTDGTLLVVTFDRLLRVDPSRAEIEILLDQAFWHWLDPNSIVVAPSGTICLGMRHGVARVEMTAEGRRVRWLLPNRTFDEMKPIVGFKEE; this is encoded by the coding sequence ATGGCCTGGACGTTCGCTGCGGTCGTCCTCCTCCCGATAGTGGGAAACGGGGAGGAGATCCCCGTCGACCTGGAGGACTGGATCGCGACCGCCCCGCCCGAGATCGATTCCGAACGCGGGGTTGCCGCAGAACAGGACATCGAGCACGAATGGGTCGTGCTGCTCCGCGACGGTCGCCCCCGGGTAGCCTTGCGGAACCAGGCGATCGAGGTCTTCGGGGGGCTTCCGTTCCGGATCGAGCCGGGCTCATCCCGCGACGGGCTGGCGGGCAGGCGATTCCGCGTCGAGGTCGCCGACGGCTGGGTCGTCGCGTTCAATGGCGGCGAATTCGGGGCGGGGCTCTGGTGGTTCTCGGCCGACGGGACCGACCGATATCGGATCGCGGAGGCCTGGGTCGAGGGCTTCATCCGGACGGCGCCCGGCCTCTTCGCCCTGGAAGGGCTTGCTCACGGGGATGTCAACCGGGGGCGGCTCCTGCGGATCGCTCGCGAACCCGGGAGCCGCTGGAGTGCCGAGGAGATCGTCGACCTGGGCCAATTGCCCCAGGCCGCCACGCTCGATACCGATGGGACGTTGCTCGTGGTGACTTTCGATCGGCTCCTCCGGGTCGATCCATCCCGGGCGGAGATCGAGATCCTGCTCGACCAGGCCTTCTGGCACTGGCTGGATCCCAACTCGATCGTCGTTGCCCCGTCGGGTACGATCTGCCTGGGCATGCGGCATGGCGTTGCCAGGGTCGAGATGACGGCCGAAGGCCGTCGAGTCCGCTGGCTCCTGCCGAATCGAACGTTCGACGAGATGAAGCCGATCGTAGGGTTCAAGGAAGAGTAG
- a CDS encoding ABC transporter permease gives MPRSSLWQLYVARLREFYRQPARIFWVYGFPIVLAVVLGLAFNSGGEPETVVVDVVDSGEARTIFGLLGAAAAPEGGRVGVVMNLIGPEEASLRLQRGQTPLVVESTGPDAVEYRYDPTRPEALAARAAFDDAYQRALGRVDVAETTESIVDDPGSRYIDFLIPGLIGVNAMGGGLWGVGFLLVNFRIGKLLKRFQATPMPRRNFLLAVLGARLTFLIPDLLILLSLGVFGFGMPVRGNLGLVVLMDVVGALAFAGIGLLIASRAQTTETVSGLMNLVMIPMWLFSGVFFSYERFPDAMLPFIKLLPLTQLVDGLRRVVLEGAGILEVGPNLIVLGAWAVASFLVALRIFRWS, from the coding sequence ATGCCCCGCTCCTCCCTCTGGCAGCTCTACGTCGCCCGGCTCCGGGAGTTCTACCGGCAGCCGGCCCGGATCTTCTGGGTCTACGGCTTCCCGATCGTCCTGGCCGTGGTGCTGGGCCTGGCGTTCAACTCGGGGGGGGAGCCGGAGACGGTGGTCGTCGACGTCGTCGACTCGGGGGAGGCCCGGACGATCTTCGGCCTGCTCGGCGCCGCGGCGGCCCCCGAGGGGGGGAGGGTCGGGGTCGTCATGAACCTGATCGGGCCGGAGGAGGCGAGTTTGAGGCTCCAGCGGGGGCAGACGCCGCTGGTGGTCGAATCGACGGGCCCGGATGCGGTCGAATACCGATACGACCCGACCCGGCCCGAGGCGCTCGCCGCGCGGGCGGCGTTCGACGACGCCTATCAGCGGGCCCTCGGCCGGGTGGACGTGGCCGAGACGACCGAGTCGATCGTCGACGACCCCGGCTCGCGCTACATCGACTTCCTCATCCCCGGCCTGATCGGCGTGAACGCGATGGGGGGGGGGCTGTGGGGGGTCGGCTTCCTGCTCGTGAACTTCCGGATCGGCAAGCTGCTCAAGCGGTTCCAGGCCACGCCGATGCCCCGCCGCAACTTCCTGCTCGCCGTGCTCGGGGCGCGGCTGACCTTCCTGATCCCGGACCTGCTGATCCTGCTCAGCCTGGGCGTCTTCGGCTTCGGGATGCCGGTCCGGGGGAACCTCGGGCTGGTGGTCCTGATGGACGTGGTCGGGGCCCTGGCGTTCGCGGGGATCGGGCTGCTGATCGCCAGCCGGGCGCAGACGACGGAGACCGTCAGCGGGCTGATGAACCTGGTGATGATCCCGATGTGGCTCTTCTCGGGGGTCTTCTTCTCGTATGAACGGTTCCCCGACGCGATGCTGCCGTTCATCAAGCTCCTGCCGCTGACGCAGCTCGTCGACGGCCTACGACGGGTGGTCCTCGAAGGGGCCGGGATCCTGGAGGTCGGGCCGAACCTGATCGTCCTCGGCGCCTGGGCCGTCGCCAGCTTCCTGGTCGCCCTCCGGATCTTCCGGTGGAGCTGA
- a CDS encoding aminotransferase class IV, whose protein sequence is MPIEPLACLNGDRMPASEAKVPIWDRGFLFGDAVYEVMRLYSGRMWLEAEHLARLRRSLGEMQISGVDLDALVVRIRETIAASGVREGTVYIQISRGVAPRRHRFPEPGTPPTELIVVGPYDDAATAELRKAGVPLVSRPDLRWRRCDVKSVNLLGNVLANEEAHRLGCMEAVLVDRHGMVTEATHSSLLWARGGRLEGTPEGPGILPGTSRGFLLTLAEALGLPFAEAEISLDDLKRADEVMLSGTTLEIVPVTQIDEAPIGDGTPGPVARRLVEGFAEAVSRFREGREPAPAGFPAGSATLGRA, encoded by the coding sequence ATGCCCATCGAGCCCCTGGCCTGCCTCAACGGCGATCGGATGCCGGCCTCCGAGGCGAAGGTCCCGATCTGGGACCGAGGCTTCCTCTTCGGGGACGCCGTGTACGAGGTCATGCGCCTCTACTCCGGCCGGATGTGGTTGGAGGCCGAGCACCTGGCCCGCCTCCGCCGCAGCCTGGGCGAGATGCAGATCTCGGGCGTCGACCTCGACGCCCTGGTCGTCCGGATCCGCGAGACGATCGCGGCGAGCGGGGTCCGGGAGGGGACGGTCTACATCCAGATCAGCCGGGGCGTGGCCCCCCGACGCCACCGCTTCCCCGAGCCGGGCACCCCGCCGACGGAGCTGATCGTCGTCGGCCCGTATGACGACGCGGCCACCGCCGAGCTGCGGAAGGCCGGCGTGCCGCTGGTGAGCCGCCCCGACCTGAGGTGGCGGCGCTGCGACGTGAAGTCGGTCAACCTGCTGGGCAACGTCCTCGCCAACGAGGAGGCCCACCGGCTCGGCTGCATGGAGGCTGTGCTGGTCGACCGGCACGGGATGGTGACCGAGGCGACGCATTCCTCGCTGTTGTGGGCCCGGGGCGGGCGGCTCGAAGGCACCCCCGAGGGGCCGGGCATCCTGCCGGGCACCAGCCGGGGGTTCCTCCTGACGCTGGCCGAGGCGCTGGGCCTCCCCTTCGCCGAGGCCGAGATCTCCCTCGACGACCTGAAGCGGGCCGACGAGGTGATGCTCAGCGGCACGACCCTGGAGATCGTCCCCGTCACGCAGATCGACGAGGCCCCGATCGGCGACGGCACGCCCGGCCCGGTCGCCCGGAGGCTCGTCGAGGGCTTCGCCGAGGCGGTCTCCCGGTTCCGGGAGGGCCGGGAGCCGGCCCCGGCCGGCTTTCCCGCCGGGTCCGCCACCCTCGGGAGGGCCTGA
- a CDS encoding sigma-70 family RNA polymerase sigma factor: MIDSVRVSGRPARQDRRGPRTSSPRSSPRPSPRHSPRKEGQPSRAESRDLCSRDLGDEPLLTAEQERALAEAVARGDTEAFHRFVRANLRLVVAIAKHFRGRGLDFDDLIGEGNLGLIRAVRQFDPGVGVRFCTYASYWIKESIRRALNIDGAPIRLPSYMISLLTQWRRAEQEHLRRHGRPPTRDELAEALGLDESRRKMVEQALLTHQFLPGGSVEESMALEEAAADQERPEAPVEAQDQAGVLRGRLGRLDERELAIISRHLGLDDEMPQSLGQIAQGLGITREWARKLEIRALQKLGDRLEGPLLPAPRALAGSAP, from the coding sequence ATGATCGACAGCGTCCGAGTTTCGGGCCGCCCCGCGCGGCAGGACCGTCGGGGGCCCCGCACCTCGAGCCCCCGGAGTTCGCCCCGGCCCTCGCCGCGGCACTCGCCCCGGAAGGAGGGGCAACCAAGCCGGGCGGAGTCCCGGGACCTCTGCAGCCGGGACCTCGGGGACGAGCCGCTGCTGACGGCCGAGCAGGAGCGGGCGCTGGCCGAGGCGGTCGCCCGGGGGGACACCGAGGCCTTCCACCGCTTCGTCCGGGCCAACCTCCGGCTGGTCGTCGCGATCGCGAAGCACTTCCGCGGCCGGGGGCTGGACTTCGACGACCTGATCGGCGAGGGGAACCTCGGGCTGATCCGGGCGGTGAGGCAGTTCGACCCGGGCGTCGGCGTGCGGTTCTGCACCTACGCGTCGTACTGGATCAAGGAGTCGATCCGCCGCGCCCTGAACATCGACGGCGCCCCGATCCGGCTGCCCAGCTACATGATCAGCCTGCTGACGCAGTGGCGCAGGGCCGAGCAGGAGCACCTCCGCCGGCACGGTCGGCCGCCGACCCGGGACGAGCTGGCCGAGGCCCTCGGGCTCGACGAGTCCCGCCGCAAGATGGTCGAGCAGGCGCTGCTGACCCACCAGTTCCTGCCCGGGGGCTCGGTCGAGGAGTCGATGGCCCTGGAGGAGGCCGCCGCCGACCAGGAGCGGCCCGAGGCCCCGGTCGAGGCCCAGGACCAGGCCGGCGTGCTCCGGGGCCGGCTCGGCCGGCTCGACGAGCGGGAGTTGGCCATCATCTCCCGGCACCTCGGCCTCGACGACGAGATGCCCCAGAGCCTCGGCCAGATCGCCCAGGGGCTGGGGATCACCCGGGAATGGGCCCGGAAGCTGGAGATCCGCGCCCTGCAGAAGCTCGGCGACCGCCTGGAGGGACCCCTCCTGCCGGCCCCCCGGGCCCTCGCGGGCTCCGCCCCCTGA
- a CDS encoding thioredoxin-like domain-containing protein has product MPMPAVRSRPAALAATALAAAAVALLGPGSGREARAQQLDVANILKENRPVQRGVEYDTPADPAEISSCTSEVLPAGRSGAGVKGVAVVIRDGQGRTLRRFLDVSGDRNIDQWCYYKDGFEVYRDVDYDDDRKIDESRWLNTAGTRIAVIEGGKIASWRRLSAQEASKVLVDALVLGDHALLGTVMASADELAGLGLPKGLVEQVRGEAAGRKAAVDELSKKLGGWGWTNSTAWLRFDADMPHLIPADASAGLKDDLLLFENAVVFAGSPDGMGDLGKVAYLQVPELVRVGEAWKFVGLPRAFNPDPSEAEVIAAYEGIRSWLYREGGASGAMASQVSPELEKALRALADFDAQAVAVFAEGDQKAIASYHYERVRKLRAVIVAAPEADRVEYEKEAINSLAAAYQTGDPQVGPATKKALDDFVKGGGPLASYAAFRLIPAEYSLRAAKDPDNLVEAQTQWVEELGAFLEDYPKSAEVPEALFQLASIKEFNGAEDEAKAVYSRLAGEFPDTSFGRKGAGALRRLDSVGKPIALSGTGPDGRTVDASTMTGKHLLILFGANSSQPTQRELPELARLADRKKDALAVIGVSLDGDHESARAFAEASPWPTIVEQGGLESRLADEFGIISLPTMILVDPSGTVVDRDVRSAAEAEAQLDEALAKKE; this is encoded by the coding sequence ATGCCGATGCCTGCCGTCCGTTCCCGGCCCGCGGCCCTCGCCGCGACCGCCCTCGCCGCCGCCGCCGTCGCTCTGCTCGGCCCGGGATCGGGCCGCGAGGCGAGGGCCCAGCAACTCGACGTGGCGAACATCCTGAAGGAGAACCGCCCGGTCCAGCGCGGGGTCGAGTACGACACCCCGGCCGACCCGGCCGAGATCTCCTCCTGCACCTCCGAGGTCCTCCCCGCCGGCCGCTCCGGCGCCGGGGTGAAGGGGGTGGCCGTCGTCATCCGGGACGGCCAGGGCCGCACCCTCCGCCGCTTCCTCGACGTGAGCGGCGACCGCAACATCGACCAGTGGTGCTACTACAAGGACGGCTTCGAGGTCTACCGGGACGTCGACTACGACGACGACCGCAAGATCGACGAGTCCCGATGGCTGAACACCGCCGGCACCCGGATCGCCGTGATCGAGGGGGGCAAGATCGCCTCCTGGCGGCGGCTCTCGGCCCAGGAGGCGAGCAAGGTGCTGGTCGACGCCCTGGTGCTCGGCGACCACGCCCTGCTGGGCACCGTGATGGCCTCGGCCGACGAGCTGGCCGGGCTCGGCCTGCCCAAGGGCCTGGTGGAGCAGGTCCGGGGAGAGGCCGCCGGCCGCAAGGCCGCCGTCGACGAGCTGTCGAAGAAGCTCGGCGGCTGGGGCTGGACCAACTCGACCGCCTGGCTGCGGTTCGACGCCGACATGCCCCACCTGATCCCCGCCGACGCGTCCGCCGGCCTGAAGGACGACCTGCTGCTGTTCGAGAACGCCGTCGTCTTCGCCGGTTCCCCCGACGGGATGGGGGATCTGGGCAAGGTGGCCTACCTCCAGGTGCCGGAACTGGTCCGCGTCGGCGAGGCCTGGAAGTTCGTCGGGCTGCCCCGGGCGTTCAACCCGGATCCCTCCGAGGCCGAGGTGATCGCCGCCTATGAAGGCATCCGCTCCTGGCTCTACCGGGAAGGCGGCGCCTCCGGCGCGATGGCCTCCCAGGTGAGCCCCGAGCTTGAGAAGGCCCTCCGGGCCCTGGCCGACTTCGACGCCCAGGCCGTCGCCGTCTTCGCCGAGGGGGACCAGAAGGCGATCGCCTCGTACCACTACGAGCGGGTCCGGAAGCTCCGGGCCGTGATCGTCGCGGCGCCCGAGGCCGACCGCGTCGAGTACGAGAAGGAGGCGATCAACAGCCTGGCCGCCGCCTATCAGACCGGCGACCCGCAGGTCGGCCCGGCCACCAAGAAGGCGCTCGACGACTTCGTCAAGGGGGGCGGCCCGCTGGCCTCCTACGCCGCCTTCCGCCTCATCCCGGCCGAGTACAGCCTCCGGGCCGCCAAGGACCCCGACAACCTCGTCGAGGCCCAGACGCAGTGGGTCGAGGAGCTGGGGGCGTTCCTGGAGGACTACCCCAAGTCGGCCGAGGTGCCCGAGGCCCTCTTCCAGCTCGCCAGCATCAAGGAGTTCAACGGCGCCGAGGACGAGGCGAAGGCCGTCTACTCCCGGCTCGCCGGGGAGTTCCCCGACACCTCCTTCGGCCGCAAGGGGGCCGGCGCCCTCCGTCGCCTGGACTCGGTCGGCAAGCCGATCGCCCTCTCGGGCACCGGCCCCGACGGCCGGACGGTCGACGCCTCGACGATGACGGGCAAGCACCTGCTCATCCTCTTCGGCGCGAATTCGTCGCAGCCGACCCAGCGGGAGCTGCCCGAGCTGGCCCGGCTGGCCGACCGCAAGAAGGACGCACTGGCGGTCATCGGCGTCAGCCTCGACGGCGACCACGAGTCGGCCCGGGCGTTCGCCGAGGCGTCCCCCTGGCCGACGATCGTCGAGCAGGGCGGCCTCGAAAGCCGGCTGGCCGACGAGTTCGGGATCATCTCCCTGCCGACGATGATCCTCGTCGACCCCTCCGGCACGGTCGTCGACCGCGACGTCCGCTCGGCCGCCGAGGCCGAGGCCCAGCTCGACGAGGCGCTCGCGAAGAAGGAATAA